The following are encoded in a window of Pseudomonas sp. St316 genomic DNA:
- a CDS encoding catalase family protein: MLITLWLRLGAFLGKTLLWLLGIGLLGWALSTAWFAWQHKGPVPDKEQVAPGEAAMTQDIIQTAIRIVDQHREGTRYLRDAHAKAHGCVMAEVQVPNDLPAPLRQGVFAEPGKTWQATIRLSNGNAYPQFDSLRDARGMAIKLMNVPGKQLLADRQSQGEQDFVMFNHPNFFVSDVAEYRQNVAAQADGKKAMAFFPSPDPRSWQIRHLLIALATLSPPPASPTQTTYFSVSPYKFGEANAKFRVAPDPDSCPSYTLPPQNQDLPNFLRSALNQQLSTDRVPACFILQIQRQDPSKYMPIEDTSIEWQESDAPFETVAHIKVPAQDFDTPMLNLACDNQSFNPWFGIEAHRPIGGINRLRKAVYEAVSDYRHSRNAEQ, encoded by the coding sequence ATGTTGATCACCCTCTGGCTGCGCCTCGGCGCCTTTTTGGGCAAGACGCTCCTGTGGCTGCTGGGCATCGGGTTGCTCGGCTGGGCACTGTCCACGGCCTGGTTTGCCTGGCAACACAAGGGACCGGTCCCGGACAAGGAACAGGTTGCGCCCGGCGAAGCGGCCATGACCCAGGACATCATCCAGACCGCGATTCGCATCGTCGATCAGCACCGCGAAGGCACGCGCTATCTGCGCGACGCCCACGCCAAGGCCCACGGCTGCGTGATGGCCGAAGTCCAGGTGCCGAACGACCTGCCGGCACCGTTGCGCCAAGGCGTATTTGCCGAACCGGGCAAGACCTGGCAGGCAACGATCCGCCTGTCCAACGGCAACGCCTATCCGCAGTTCGACAGCCTGCGCGATGCCCGCGGAATGGCGATCAAGCTGATGAACGTACCGGGCAAACAACTGCTCGCTGACCGGCAATCACAGGGCGAGCAGGATTTCGTGATGTTCAACCATCCGAACTTCTTCGTCAGCGATGTCGCCGAATATCGTCAGAATGTGGCAGCCCAGGCTGACGGAAAGAAAGCGATGGCGTTCTTTCCAAGCCCCGACCCGCGCAGCTGGCAGATTCGGCATTTACTCATCGCCCTGGCGACACTCTCACCGCCACCGGCCAGCCCGACCCAGACCACTTACTTCTCGGTATCGCCTTACAAGTTCGGCGAAGCCAATGCCAAGTTTCGCGTCGCACCGGACCCGGACAGTTGCCCAAGCTACACCCTGCCTCCCCAGAACCAGGACCTGCCGAACTTCTTACGCAGCGCATTGAATCAGCAGTTATCCACAGATCGGGTGCCAGCGTGTTTTATCTTGCAGATCCAGCGTCAGGATCCGAGCAAGTACATGCCGATCGAAGACACCAGTATTGAATGGCAGGAAAGTGATGCGCCGTTCGAGACCGTGGCGCACATTAAGGTTCCGGCACAGGATTTCGACACGCCCATGTTGAACCTGGCCTGTGATAACCAGTCGTTCAATCCGTGGTTCGGCATCGAGGCGCATCGGCCTATTGGTGGGATCAACCGCTTGCGTAAAGCGGTGTACGAGGCGGTCAGCGATTACCGTCACAGCCGTAACGCCGAGCAATAG
- the sugE gene encoding quaternary ammonium compound efflux SMR transporter SugE, which translates to MSWIILFFAGLFEVGWAVGLKYTDGFSRPLPTALTIAAMAISLGLLGLAMKELPLGTAYAIWTGVGAVGTVIAGIILFGESMALVRLASVALIIAGLIGLKVSA; encoded by the coding sequence ATGTCCTGGATCATTCTGTTTTTTGCCGGCCTGTTTGAAGTTGGCTGGGCTGTCGGCCTGAAATACACCGACGGTTTCAGCCGCCCTCTCCCCACTGCACTGACCATCGCCGCCATGGCGATCAGCCTCGGCCTGCTCGGCCTTGCAATGAAGGAACTACCGCTGGGTACGGCGTACGCGATCTGGACCGGGGTCGGTGCCGTGGGCACGGTGATCGCCGGGATCATTCTGTTTGGTGAATCGATGGCGCTGGTTCGGTTGGCCAGCGTGGCGTTGATCATTGCAGGGTTGATCGGGCTCAAGGTCAGCGCTTGA
- a CDS encoding MFS transporter has translation MSHPSQFTLLRTRRFLPFFITQSLGAFNDNIFKQSLILAILYKLTIEGDRSIWVNLCALLFILPFFLFSALAGQFGEKFAKDALIRLIKLGEIAIMAVGAVGFLFDHLSLMLVALFAMGTHSALFGPVKYSILPQALREDELVGGNGLVEMGTFLAILAGTIGAGIMMSSAQYAPVVSTAIIGVAVLGYLASRSIPRAAAASPQMRLNWNIFSQSWATLKLGLGQTPAVSRSIVGNSWFWFVGAIYLTQIPAYAKEWMHGDETVVTLILTVFSVGIALGSMLCEKLSGRKVEIGLVPFGSFGLTVFGLLLWWHSGGIPDSVDGHGWLEVLGFGHAWLVLIDILGLGVFGGFYIVPLYALIQSRTVENERARVIAANNILNALFMVVSAIVSIVLLTLAKLSIPHLFLVVSLLNIGVNAYIFKIVPEFSMRFMIWLLSHSMYRVEHRNLEAIPDEGAALLVCNHVSFVDALLIGGAVRRPIRFVMYYKIYNLPVLNFIFRTAGTIPIAGRQEDIHIYEKAFKRIAQYLKDGELVCIFPEGKLTGDGEINEFKSGLTRILQETPVPVIPLALRGLWGSFFSRDPAKGLFRRFWSRVTLVAGSAVAVEEAEPTKLQALVGQLRGAAR, from the coding sequence ATGAGTCACCCTTCGCAGTTCACCTTGCTTCGTACGCGGCGTTTCCTGCCGTTCTTCATCACGCAGTCCTTGGGCGCGTTCAACGACAACATTTTCAAGCAGTCGTTGATCCTCGCCATCCTCTATAAGTTGACCATCGAGGGGGACCGCTCGATCTGGGTCAACCTCTGCGCGCTGCTGTTTATCCTGCCGTTCTTTCTGTTCTCCGCTCTGGCAGGGCAGTTCGGGGAAAAATTCGCCAAGGACGCTTTGATTCGTCTGATCAAGCTCGGCGAAATCGCCATCATGGCGGTTGGCGCAGTAGGGTTTCTGTTCGATCACTTATCGCTGATGCTGGTGGCGCTGTTCGCCATGGGCACGCATTCGGCGCTGTTCGGCCCGGTGAAGTACTCGATCCTGCCACAGGCCTTGCGCGAGGACGAACTGGTCGGCGGCAATGGGCTGGTGGAGATGGGCACGTTCCTGGCGATCCTCGCCGGTACCATCGGCGCCGGGATCATGATGTCCTCGGCGCAATACGCACCCGTGGTGTCCACCGCGATCATCGGTGTTGCCGTGCTAGGTTACCTGGCCAGCCGCAGCATTCCGCGCGCGGCGGCGGCCTCGCCGCAAATGCGCCTGAACTGGAACATCTTCAGCCAGTCCTGGGCCACCCTGAAACTGGGGTTGGGGCAAACCCCTGCCGTGTCCCGTTCGATTGTCGGCAACTCCTGGTTCTGGTTCGTCGGTGCGATCTACCTGACGCAGATCCCTGCCTATGCCAAGGAGTGGATGCACGGTGACGAAACCGTGGTGACCTTGATTCTGACGGTGTTTTCGGTGGGAATCGCCTTGGGTTCGATGCTCTGCGAAAAGCTTTCCGGGCGCAAAGTCGAGATCGGCCTGGTGCCGTTCGGCTCGTTCGGGCTGACGGTGTTCGGCCTGCTGTTGTGGTGGCATTCCGGTGGAATCCCCGACAGCGTCGATGGCCATGGTTGGCTTGAAGTGCTCGGTTTCGGTCACGCCTGGCTGGTGTTGATCGACATCCTCGGTCTCGGTGTCTTTGGCGGCTTCTACATCGTACCGCTGTATGCGTTGATCCAGTCGCGCACCGTTGAAAACGAACGGGCGCGTGTAATCGCCGCCAACAACATTCTCAATGCCTTGTTCATGGTGGTCTCGGCGATTGTCTCCATCGTCTTGCTAACCCTGGCCAAGCTGTCGATCCCGCACTTGTTCCTGGTGGTGTCGCTGCTGAACATCGGCGTCAACGCCTACATCTTCAAGATCGTTCCTGAATTCAGCATGCGTTTCATGATCTGGCTGCTGAGCCATTCCATGTACCGCGTGGAGCATCGCAACCTGGAGGCGATTCCGGATGAAGGCGCTGCACTGTTGGTTTGCAACCACGTCTCTTTTGTCGATGCCTTGCTGATTGGCGGCGCGGTGCGTCGGCCGATTCGTTTCGTGATGTACTACAAGATCTACAACCTGCCGGTGTTGAATTTCATCTTCCGTACCGCCGGGACGATCCCGATTGCTGGGCGCCAGGAAGACATTCACATCTACGAAAAAGCCTTCAAGCGAATCGCCCAATACCTGAAGGACGGCGAGCTGGTCTGCATTTTCCCTGAAGGAAAATTGACCGGTGACGGTGAGATCAATGAGTTCAAGAGCGGACTGACACGCATCCTCCAGGAGACCCCGGTGCCGGTGATTCCCCTGGCATTGCGGGGTTTGTGGGGCAGTTTCTTTAGCCGCGATCCGGCCAAGGGGTTGTTTCGCCGGTTCTGGTCACGGGTGACGTTGGTGGCGGGTTCGGCGGTAGCCGTTGAAGAGGCGGAACCGACGAAACTGCAGGCGTTGGTGGGGCAATTGCGTGGGGCAGCCCGCTAG
- a CDS encoding FKBP-type peptidyl-prolyl cis-trans isomerase, translating to MKQHRLAAAVALVGLVLAGCDSQTSVELKTPAQKASYGIGLNMGKSLAQEGMDDLDSKAVAQGIEDAVGKKEQKLKDEELVEAFAALQKRAEERMAKMSEESAAAGKKFLEENGKKAGVTTTASGLQYEVVKKADGPQPKPTDVVTVHYTGKLTNGTVFDSSVERGSPIDLPVSGVIPGWVEGLQLMHVGEKYKLYIPSDLAYGAQSPSPAIPANSVLVFDLELLAIKDPAKEDAAK from the coding sequence ATGAAACAGCATCGGTTGGCGGCGGCGGTGGCCCTGGTTGGCCTGGTACTCGCGGGTTGCGACTCGCAGACCAGCGTAGAGCTGAAGACCCCGGCGCAGAAAGCTTCCTACGGTATTGGCCTGAACATGGGCAAGAGCCTGGCTCAGGAAGGCATGGATGACCTGGACTCCAAAGCGGTCGCCCAGGGCATCGAAGATGCCGTCGGCAAGAAAGAACAGAAGCTGAAAGACGAGGAGCTGGTCGAAGCCTTTGCCGCGCTGCAAAAGCGTGCCGAAGAGCGCATGGCCAAGATGAGCGAAGAGTCGGCAGCCGCCGGCAAGAAATTCCTCGAAGAAAACGGCAAGAAAGCCGGTGTCACCACCACCGCTTCCGGCCTGCAATACGAAGTGGTCAAGAAAGCCGACGGTCCACAGCCTAAGCCGACCGACGTAGTGACCGTTCACTACACCGGCAAGCTGACCAACGGCACTGTGTTCGACAGCTCCGTTGAGCGTGGCAGCCCGATCGACCTGCCGGTCAGCGGCGTGATCCCGGGTTGGGTCGAAGGCCTGCAACTGATGCACGTCGGCGAGAAGTACAAGCTGTACATCCCGAGCGACCTGGCCTACGGCGCCCAGAGCCCGAGCCCGGCCATCCCGGCCAACTCGGTCCTGGTGTTCGATCTGGAACTGCTGGCGATCAAGGATCCGGCAAAAGAAGACGCAGCCAAGTAA
- the rdgC gene encoding recombination-associated protein RdgC yields the protein MWFKNLLIYRLTQDLPFDAEALETALASKLARPCASQELTTYGFVAPFGKGEDAPLVHVSQDFLLIAARKEERILPGSVVRDALKEKVEEIEAEQMRKVYKKERDQLKDEIIQAFLPRAFIRRSSTFAAIAPKQGLILVNSASPKRAEDLLSTLREVIGSLPVRPLTVKMAPTATMTDWVKTQKAADDFFVLDECELRDTHEDGGIVRCKRQDLTSDEIQLHLNTGKVVTQLSLAWQDKLSFVLDDKMVVKRLKFEDLLQDQAEQDGGDEALGQLDASFTLMMLTFGEFLPALVEALGGEEIPQGI from the coding sequence ATGTGGTTCAAAAACCTGCTTATCTATCGCCTGACCCAAGATCTGCCTTTTGATGCCGAGGCGTTGGAAACTGCACTGGCCAGCAAACTGGCGCGTCCATGTGCAAGCCAGGAGTTGACCACTTACGGTTTCGTCGCGCCGTTTGGCAAAGGCGAAGACGCACCGCTGGTGCACGTCAGCCAGGACTTCCTGCTGATCGCCGCGCGCAAGGAAGAACGCATCTTGCCGGGCAGCGTCGTACGCGATGCCCTGAAAGAAAAGGTCGAAGAGATCGAAGCCGAGCAAATGCGCAAGGTCTATAAAAAGGAGCGGGACCAGCTCAAGGATGAAATCATCCAGGCGTTCCTGCCCCGTGCCTTTATTCGCCGCTCCTCGACCTTCGCTGCCATCGCGCCGAAACAGGGCCTGATCCTGGTGAACTCGGCCAGCCCCAAGCGCGCCGAAGACCTGCTGTCCACCCTGCGCGAAGTCATCGGCTCGCTGCCGGTACGCCCGCTGACGGTCAAGATGGCTCCGACCGCCACCATGACCGACTGGGTCAAGACCCAGAAAGCCGCGGACGATTTCTTCGTGCTGGATGAATGCGAACTGCGCGACACCCACGAAGACGGCGGCATCGTGCGCTGCAAGCGCCAGGACCTGACCAGCGACGAAATCCAGCTGCACCTGAACACCGGCAAGGTGGTGACGCAACTGTCCCTGGCCTGGCAGGACAAACTGTCCTTCGTGCTCGACGACAAGATGGTGGTCAAGCGCCTGAAGTTCGAAGACCTGCTGCAGGACCAGGCAGAGCAGGACGGTGGCGACGAAGCACTCGGCCAACTGGACGCCAGCTTCACGCTGATGATGTTGACGTTCGGCGAGTTCCTGCCGGCGCTGGTCGAGGCGTTGGGCGGGGAAGAGATTCCGCAGGGGATCTAA
- a CDS encoding di-heme-cytochrome C peroxidase: MRLLSRILLLLLALLIIVVAVVLYYVANPRLPFYTPVEQVHYLDQWSAAERQTYYFTPQGTQVKGLRYDWFTVLELPFSQQRFASPEYLARFGFLVDPAQKASPDNPGNLPVGFARHQNPGSTDQFLDITCAACHTGELRFKGQAIRIDGGSAQHVLPSSVPTLRGGSFGQALVASLASTYYNPWKFERFARQVLGKDYDARHEELRKAFKVSLDTFLRVAWNDTHRGLYPTEEGPGRTDAFGRIANASFGDAISAENYRVANAPVDYPQLWEIWTFDWVQWNGSAQQPMARNVGEALGVGATLNFFDAQGKPLQGDARYPSSVRVRDLNKIEETLQLLKPPVWPQTLLGSIDKPLAAKGRALFSENCAGCHVPKVIQGPDRPVQQLHMLPVQVIGTDPGAANNIADHRYDLTSLQWDPAELAKLEVQLHPTPTEPLDLSQLSVAKGLAYVTAFVENRAYRDAGVTPAERPALDGFGLPIGVRELRAYKARPLAGVWATPPFLHNGSVPTIYQLLSPQDERATTFYKGNFEYDPRHLGYRTEAFTNAFLFDTRITGNHNSGHEFRAGERGNGVIGRLLQPQERWALLEYLKVLGGPLESQL; encoded by the coding sequence GTGCGCCTTCTCTCTCGCATCCTCTTGCTGCTCCTCGCGCTGCTGATCATTGTCGTGGCCGTGGTGCTTTACTACGTCGCCAATCCTCGCTTGCCGTTTTATACACCCGTCGAACAGGTGCATTACCTGGATCAATGGAGCGCCGCCGAGCGCCAGACGTATTACTTCACGCCCCAGGGCACCCAGGTCAAAGGCCTGCGCTACGACTGGTTCACCGTCCTCGAATTGCCGTTTTCACAACAACGCTTCGCATCGCCCGAATATCTGGCGCGCTTTGGCTTCCTGGTCGATCCGGCGCAGAAAGCCTCGCCTGATAATCCTGGCAACTTGCCGGTAGGGTTTGCACGGCACCAGAACCCAGGCAGCACCGACCAGTTCCTGGATATCACCTGCGCGGCGTGTCATACCGGCGAATTGCGCTTCAAGGGCCAGGCGATACGGATCGATGGCGGCTCGGCTCAGCACGTGCTGCCTTCCAGTGTTCCTACATTACGCGGTGGCAGTTTCGGACAGGCATTGGTCGCCAGTCTGGCGTCGACCTACTACAACCCTTGGAAATTCGAGCGCTTCGCCCGACAAGTGCTAGGCAAGGACTACGACGCCCGCCATGAGGAATTACGCAAGGCGTTCAAGGTCTCCCTGGACACGTTCCTGCGGGTGGCCTGGAACGACACCCATCGCGGCCTCTACCCCACCGAAGAGGGCCCAGGCCGCACCGACGCCTTCGGCCGCATCGCCAATGCCAGCTTCGGCGACGCCATTTCGGCAGAGAACTACCGGGTCGCCAACGCACCGGTGGATTACCCGCAATTGTGGGAAATATGGACCTTCGACTGGGTGCAGTGGAACGGATCGGCCCAGCAACCGATGGCCCGTAACGTCGGTGAAGCCCTAGGGGTCGGCGCCACGCTGAATTTCTTCGATGCCCAAGGCAAACCGCTGCAAGGCGATGCGCGATACCCCTCCAGCGTGCGTGTGCGCGACTTGAACAAGATCGAAGAGACGCTGCAACTGCTCAAGCCACCTGTATGGCCGCAAACGCTGCTGGGCTCAATCGACAAACCGCTGGCGGCCAAGGGCCGGGCCCTGTTCAGCGAAAACTGCGCCGGCTGCCATGTGCCCAAAGTGATCCAGGGACCTGATAGACCGGTCCAACAACTGCACATGCTGCCCGTGCAGGTGATCGGTACCGACCCGGGCGCCGCCAATAACATCGCCGACCACCGCTACGACCTGACCAGCCTGCAATGGGATCCGGCCGAACTGGCGAAGCTGGAAGTGCAACTGCACCCGACCCCGACGGAGCCGCTGGACTTGAGTCAACTCTCGGTCGCCAAAGGCCTGGCCTACGTTACGGCATTCGTCGAAAACCGCGCTTACCGCGACGCCGGAGTCACCCCCGCCGAGCGCCCGGCGCTGGATGGTTTCGGCCTGCCCATTGGCGTACGTGAATTGCGCGCCTACAAAGCCCGGCCGCTGGCGGGCGTCTGGGCCACGCCACCGTTCCTGCACAACGGCTCGGTGCCGACGATCTATCAACTGCTGTCCCCCCAGGACGAGCGCGCGACCACCTTCTATAAAGGCAATTTCGAATACGACCCACGCCACCTGGGCTATCGCACCGAAGCCTTTACCAACGCATTTCTCTTCGATACCCGCATTACCGGTAACCACAACAGCGGCCATGAATTCCGCGCCGGCGAGCGCGGTAACGGCGTCATCGGCCGCCTGCTGCAACCGCAGGAACGCTGGGCCTTGCTGGAATATTTAAAGGTGCTGGGCGGGCCACTGGAGTCGCAACTGTAA
- a CDS encoding alpha/beta hydrolase translates to MPNNNNIDGLIEHLSKLPPLSSLTVDQQRQQAELLFGSGSCAEGVTFEAANLASVSGLWAIPTGVRPDFVLLYLHGGGYSFGSAQAYRPFVSQLAARSGIRTLCIDYRLAPEHPFPAAVEDALDVYRALLENGVNAKHLVLAGDSAGGGLCMALMLAAKAAGLPLPTAVAVMSPWVDMAQTGESWNLQQARDPLLGALAGNTIIADTYLQGAEPLNPLASPLYGDLRSLPPVLIQVGSRECLLDDSTRLASRLASADVAVHLDVWPGMIHVFQTMSDQLEEARRALDQISDFLLRHLEENVL, encoded by the coding sequence ATGCCCAATAACAACAACATCGACGGCCTCATCGAACACCTCAGCAAACTGCCCCCCCTCAGCTCGTTGACTGTCGATCAGCAGCGTCAACAGGCCGAACTACTCTTCGGTTCCGGCTCCTGTGCCGAGGGCGTGACCTTTGAGGCCGCCAATCTGGCTAGCGTCAGCGGGCTTTGGGCCATTCCCACAGGTGTGCGGCCTGACTTCGTGTTGCTGTATCTGCATGGCGGAGGCTACTCATTCGGCAGCGCCCAGGCCTATCGCCCGTTCGTCAGCCAACTGGCAGCCCGCAGCGGGATTCGTACCCTGTGCATAGATTACCGCCTGGCCCCGGAACACCCTTTCCCCGCCGCCGTAGAGGATGCTCTGGATGTCTACCGTGCGCTCCTCGAAAACGGTGTGAACGCCAAGCACCTGGTATTGGCCGGCGACAGTGCAGGCGGCGGTCTGTGCATGGCACTGATGTTGGCTGCCAAGGCCGCGGGTTTGCCGCTGCCCACAGCTGTGGCAGTGATGTCGCCTTGGGTGGACATGGCTCAGACGGGAGAGTCCTGGAATTTGCAGCAGGCTCGAGATCCATTGCTCGGCGCGCTTGCTGGCAACACCATTATTGCCGACACCTATCTGCAGGGCGCCGAGCCTCTGAATCCGCTAGCCTCCCCCTTGTACGGTGACCTTCGGAGCCTACCGCCAGTGCTGATCCAGGTTGGCAGTCGGGAATGCCTGCTGGACGATTCAACCCGGCTGGCCAGCCGCCTGGCCAGCGCCGACGTGGCGGTACACCTGGACGTCTGGCCGGGAATGATTCATGTTTTCCAGACCATGAGCGATCAACTCGAAGAAGCCCGCCGAGCACTGGACCAGATCAGCGACTTCCTCCTTCGGCACCTGGAGGAAAATGTGCTCTGA
- a CDS encoding bile acid:sodium symporter family protein, translating to MRALAALSRFVGNTFAYWVLIFAVLAFLQPQWFVGLKIAIVPLLGLVMFGMGLALKLEDFAEVARRPGRVALGVVAQFVIMPGTAWLLCQVFSLPPEIAVGVILVGCCPSGTSSNVMTWLARGDLALAVAISAITTLLAPLLTPALIWLLASAWLPVSFSALFWSILQIVLLPIALGIVAQRLLGARVRHAVEVLPLISVVSIVIIVAAVVAASQAKIAESGLLIMAIVMLHNSFGYLLGYFTGRLFGLPLAQRKTLALEVGMQNSGLGAALASAHFSPLAAVPSALFSVWHNISGALLSTYFRRMSEKQDRELQARQAVD from the coding sequence ATGCGCGCATTGGCTGCATTGAGCCGCTTCGTCGGCAATACCTTCGCTTACTGGGTACTGATTTTCGCGGTACTGGCATTCCTGCAACCGCAGTGGTTCGTCGGCCTGAAAATCGCCATCGTGCCGCTGCTGGGCCTGGTGATGTTCGGCATGGGCCTGGCCCTCAAGCTGGAAGACTTCGCCGAAGTCGCCCGCCGTCCGGGACGCGTAGCCTTGGGCGTGGTTGCCCAGTTCGTGATCATGCCCGGCACGGCATGGCTGCTTTGCCAAGTGTTCAGCCTGCCGCCGGAGATCGCTGTCGGCGTGATCCTGGTGGGTTGCTGCCCGAGCGGCACATCGTCCAATGTCATGACCTGGCTGGCTCGCGGTGATCTGGCCCTGGCCGTGGCGATTTCCGCCATCACCACCCTGCTCGCCCCTCTACTGACCCCGGCACTGATCTGGCTGCTGGCCTCGGCCTGGTTGCCGGTGTCGTTCTCGGCGCTGTTCTGGTCGATCCTGCAAATCGTCCTGTTGCCGATAGCACTGGGCATCGTTGCCCAACGCCTGCTGGGTGCCCGGGTTCGTCACGCCGTAGAAGTCCTGCCGCTGATATCCGTGGTAAGCATCGTGATCATTGTGGCGGCGGTGGTGGCGGCCAGTCAGGCGAAGATCGCCGAATCCGGTCTGCTGATCATGGCCATCGTAATGCTGCACAATAGTTTCGGTTATCTGCTGGGGTACTTCACCGGGCGTTTGTTCGGCTTGCCGCTGGCCCAGCGCAAGACTCTGGCCCTGGAAGTGGGCATGCAGAACTCCGGCCTCGGCGCGGCGTTGGCGAGTGCGCACTTTTCGCCGTTGGCGGCGGTACCCAGTGCACTGTTCAGCGTCTGGCACAATATTTCCGGGGCGCTGCTCTCGACGTACTTCCGTCGCATGAGTGAAAAACAGGACCGTGAGCTACAGGCCCGTCAAGCGGTGGACTGA